In Companilactobacillus allii, one genomic interval encodes:
- a CDS encoding glycoside hydrolase family 73 protein, with protein sequence MNKKVLLTSVAVLNTLAAVAAPTVASAATDTTSVPESSEQVNNSDQNNNDTDVISGSDVQKADTTVAHTATVQSESSTKAIVQATSSGVTSSQQQQFLSEAVPMAQQAASKYNLYTSVMLAQAILESGWGASTLATQGHNLFGIKGDYNGAYVSMPTSEWSSSQGWYTIYANFRKYPSYYESFLDNGDKLRNGVSWNSSYYSGTWKENTSSYKDATAWLQGRYATAPNYASSLNSLISTYNLTQYDGNAETNSGSDNNSDTVHVNATPYARLQDSNGKEVKNRALATNTDWYFNKTKTASDGTVWYHVATNEWVSASDISVK encoded by the coding sequence ATGAATAAAAAAGTGCTGTTAACAAGCGTTGCCGTTCTTAACACACTAGCTGCCGTCGCTGCTCCAACGGTTGCTTCCGCTGCCACGGACACTACAAGTGTTCCGGAAAGTTCAGAACAAGTAAATAATTCAGATCAAAATAATAATGATACAGATGTAATTTCAGGATCAGACGTTCAAAAGGCTGATACAACAGTTGCTCATACAGCTACTGTTCAATCAGAATCTTCAACAAAGGCTATCGTTCAAGCTACAAGTAGTGGTGTAACATCATCACAACAACAACAATTCTTGTCAGAAGCTGTTCCAATGGCTCAACAAGCTGCTTCAAAGTATAATTTATATACTTCAGTTATGTTAGCTCAAGCTATTCTTGAAAGTGGATGGGGTGCTTCAACTCTAGCTACTCAAGGCCATAACTTGTTTGGTATCAAGGGTGACTATAATGGTGCCTACGTATCAATGCCGACTTCTGAATGGAGTTCATCACAAGGTTGGTATACAATTTATGCCAACTTTAGAAAATATCCAAGTTATTATGAATCATTCTTAGATAATGGTGATAAGTTACGTAATGGTGTTTCATGGAATTCTAGCTACTATTCAGGTACATGGAAAGAAAATACATCATCATATAAAGATGCTACCGCTTGGTTGCAAGGCAGATATGCTACTGCACCTAACTATGCTTCATCATTGAACAGCTTGATTTCAACATACAACTTGACTCAATATGATGGTAATGCAGAAACAAACAGTGGTTCTGACAATAATTCAGATACAGTACACGTAAATGCTACACCATACGCTAGATTACAAGATAGCAATGGTAAAGAAGTTAAGAATCGTGCCTTAGCTACAAATACTGATTGGTATTTCAATAAGACTAAGACTGCTTCTGACGGTACTGTTTGGTATCATGTTGCAACTAACGAATGGGTTAGTGCAAGTGACATTTCAGTTAAATAA
- the pstC gene encoding phosphate ABC transporter permease subunit PstC, protein MKDPIRESLTKKSVSAKRETRGKIISFSFTAVIVILVVTIIGFVASRGLVIFFKDGVNPINFLTNSVWSPSKLDSAGHPIVGAAPMIVGSFAVTFIAALIGTPFAIAAALFMTEISPKWGRKILQPVIELLVGIPSVVYGFIGLTVVVPFVRKIAGGSGFGILAGSFVLFVMILPTITSMSVDALRAVPRYYREASLALGATRWQTIHKVILRAATPGLLTAVVFGMSRAFGEALAVQMVIGNAMLLPENLVSPSATLTSVLTMNMGNTIMGSTANNALWSLALLLLLMSLLFNFVIRIIAKRGKM, encoded by the coding sequence ATGAAAGATCCGATTAGAGAAAGTCTAACTAAAAAATCTGTATCAGCTAAAAGAGAAACTCGTGGAAAAATAATTTCGTTCAGTTTTACCGCAGTTATCGTAATTTTAGTTGTAACAATAATTGGATTCGTTGCTTCGAGAGGATTAGTTATCTTCTTTAAGGATGGAGTTAATCCTATTAACTTCTTAACTAATTCAGTTTGGTCCCCCAGCAAACTAGATAGTGCAGGTCATCCTATTGTTGGTGCCGCACCAATGATCGTTGGTTCGTTTGCTGTTACTTTTATTGCCGCTTTGATTGGGACACCTTTTGCAATTGCAGCAGCATTATTTATGACTGAGATATCTCCAAAATGGGGACGTAAAATTTTGCAACCAGTAATTGAATTATTGGTCGGAATTCCCTCAGTTGTTTATGGTTTCATCGGTTTAACAGTAGTTGTTCCATTTGTACGAAAGATAGCCGGCGGAAGTGGGTTTGGTATTTTGGCTGGTTCTTTTGTATTATTCGTTATGATTTTACCGACTATAACGTCAATGTCAGTCGATGCACTACGTGCAGTGCCAAGATATTATCGTGAGGCATCACTAGCACTAGGTGCTACTCGTTGGCAAACTATTCATAAAGTTATATTACGTGCCGCTACACCAGGGCTTTTGACAGCCGTAGTGTTTGGTATGTCACGTGCCTTTGGTGAAGCGTTAGCCGTTCAAATGGTCATTGGTAATGCAATGTTGTTACCAGAAAATTTGGTATCACCATCTGCTACTTTGACTAGTGTTCTTACAATGAATATGGGAAATACAATTATGGGGTCAACAGCCAATAATGCCTTGTGGTCGCTAGCATTATTACTACTTCTTATGTCGTTGCTATTTAACTTTGTAATTAGAATTATCGCAAAGAGAGGTAAGATGTAA
- the pstA gene encoding phosphate ABC transporter permease PstA gives MLNEKVKDKIATGVIYTMSGIIVLILAGLLLYILGSGLRYVNWHFLTSGSKAFQAGSGVGIQLFNSFFLLILSMLISIPISISAGIYLSEYAGKNKLVEIIRISIEVLSSLPSIVVGLFGFLIFVISFKFGFSILSGALTLTVFNLPILTRNVEDSLRSVAQSQREAGLALGLSKWETVIHVIIPDGLPGIITGMIIGAGRVFGEAAALIYTAGQSAPPLDFTNFNIFSITSPLNLMRPAETLAVHIWKVNSEGLIPDAVQVSAGASAVLIIAVLLFNLLSRYIGNLVYKKMTGE, from the coding sequence ATGCTTAATGAAAAAGTAAAAGATAAAATTGCTACAGGCGTTATTTATACCATGTCAGGAATTATCGTACTTATTTTGGCAGGATTACTACTATACATTTTGGGAAGTGGCTTACGCTATGTTAATTGGCACTTTCTAACTTCTGGATCAAAGGCTTTCCAGGCTGGTAGTGGTGTTGGTATTCAGTTGTTCAATTCCTTTTTCTTGTTGATACTTTCAATGCTTATTTCTATACCTATTTCGATCTCGGCTGGTATTTATCTATCTGAATATGCTGGGAAGAACAAGCTAGTGGAGATCATTAGAATTTCAATTGAAGTCCTAAGTTCACTACCATCGATCGTTGTTGGGTTGTTTGGATTTTTGATCTTTGTAATTAGTTTTAAATTTGGATTTTCAATTCTTTCTGGTGCATTGACTTTGACAGTGTTCAATTTGCCAATTTTAACTAGAAATGTTGAAGATTCATTGAGGTCAGTTGCTCAATCACAACGTGAAGCTGGATTGGCATTAGGCTTATCCAAGTGGGAAACAGTTATACATGTAATTATTCCCGATGGACTTCCAGGAATCATTACCGGGATGATCATCGGGGCCGGTAGAGTCTTTGGTGAAGCCGCTGCACTTATTTATACAGCAGGTCAAAGTGCACCGCCACTAGACTTTACTAACTTCAATATTTTCAGTATTACTAGTCCTTTGAATTTAATGCGTCCTGCTGAAACTTTGGCTGTACATATCTGGAAGGTCAATTCTGAAGGATTGATTCCTGATGCTGTTCAAGTCTCAGCTGGTGCATCTGCAGTTTTGATTATTGCGGTATTACTATTTAATTTACTATCAAGATATATTGGTAATTTGGTTTATAAAAAGATGACTGGAGAATAA
- a CDS encoding phosphate ABC transporter substrate-binding protein PstS family protein, whose protein sequence is MLKKRIFALFAVIFGAIFVLSGCSGSGSQKTITAVGSSAAQPLVELAGEEFSKDNPNEYVNVQGGGTGLSQIQQGAVDIGNSDLYAEQKSGIDASKLVDHRIAAVGMVPIVNKDVKVDSLTIKQLRQIFSGEVTNWKQVGGQDLKITIINRADGSGTRSAFEDDVMENVPFASSQEQDSSGMVRQIVYNTDGAISYLAMPYLNNTVKTLNVNGVKPTIKNIENNTWKIWSYEHLYTKGNPKGMTKEFLSYIMTDKIQNQVVKKLQYVPIKDMKYQKDYKGNVTPVSKGEV, encoded by the coding sequence ATGTTGAAGAAAAGAATTTTTGCGTTGTTTGCTGTAATTTTTGGCGCAATTTTTGTTTTATCTGGCTGCTCCGGGAGTGGTAGTCAAAAAACAATAACCGCTGTAGGTTCCTCTGCGGCCCAACCATTGGTTGAACTTGCGGGTGAGGAATTCTCAAAAGATAATCCAAATGAATACGTCAATGTTCAAGGTGGTGGTACTGGTCTTAGTCAGATACAACAAGGTGCTGTCGATATTGGTAATTCTGATTTGTACGCTGAACAAAAGAGTGGTATTGATGCCAGTAAACTGGTAGATCATCGTATTGCTGCAGTGGGAATGGTTCCTATTGTAAATAAAGACGTTAAAGTGGATTCTTTAACTATTAAACAGTTAAGACAGATATTTTCTGGGGAAGTAACTAATTGGAAACAAGTCGGTGGACAAGATCTTAAAATTACGATTATAAATCGTGCCGATGGAAGTGGAACCAGATCTGCATTTGAAGATGATGTAATGGAGAATGTTCCATTTGCTAGTTCACAAGAACAAGACTCAAGTGGGATGGTACGTCAAATTGTTTACAATACTGATGGTGCAATCAGTTATTTGGCGATGCCATATTTAAATAACACCGTGAAGACATTGAATGTAAATGGTGTAAAACCAACTATTAAGAATATTGAGAATAATACTTGGAAGATTTGGTCATATGAGCATTTGTATACAAAGGGTAATCCTAAAGGGATGACCAAAGAATTCTTGAGTTATATTATGACGGATAAAATTCAAAACCAAGTAGTTAAAAAGCTACAATATGTTCCAATAAAAGATATGAAGTATCAAAAAGATTACAAGGGTAACGTAACGCCTGTTTCAAAGGGGGAAGTTTAA
- the pstB gene encoding phosphate ABC transporter ATP-binding protein PstB, whose amino-acid sequence MDVQKNEEQFIHQLDEKDHEIAMSTKDLQVFYGEKEAMHKASLQFERYKITSLIGASGSGKSTFLRSLNRMNDNVPGALVKGQIMYRGLDINKNDVDIYETRKHIGMVFQRPNPFAKSIYNNITFALKRHGLHDKNKLDEIVETTLKQASLWDQVKDDLNKSAMALSGGQQQRLCIARAIAMKPDILLMDEPASALDPISTSNIEETMLNLKEQFTIIIVTHNMQQAARISDYTAFFHMGHVVEFNETRKIFTRPKIKTTEDYVSGHFG is encoded by the coding sequence ATGGATGTACAAAAAAATGAAGAACAATTTATTCATCAATTAGATGAAAAAGATCATGAAATAGCTATGTCCACTAAAGACTTGCAAGTATTCTACGGTGAAAAAGAAGCAATGCACAAAGCCAGTCTCCAATTTGAAAGATATAAAATAACTTCTTTAATTGGTGCTTCTGGATCAGGAAAGTCAACTTTCTTGCGGTCATTGAATAGAATGAACGATAATGTACCCGGAGCACTAGTTAAGGGCCAGATAATGTATCGTGGCCTTGATATAAACAAAAATGATGTAGATATTTATGAAACAAGAAAACATATTGGAATGGTGTTCCAGCGTCCAAATCCGTTTGCAAAATCAATTTATAATAATATAACTTTTGCGCTAAAACGGCATGGATTACATGATAAAAATAAACTGGATGAAATTGTCGAAACAACTTTGAAGCAGGCTTCACTATGGGATCAAGTTAAAGATGATCTTAACAAGAGTGCCATGGCTTTATCCGGTGGACAGCAACAACGTTTGTGCATTGCACGTGCGATTGCTATGAAACCTGATATTTTGTTAATGGATGAACCAGCTAGTGCTCTGGATCCTATTTCCACTTCAAATATTGAAGAGACAATGCTCAATCTTAAAGAACAATTTACAATTATTATCGTGACACATAATATGCAGCAAGCGGCTAGAATCAGTGATTATACAGCATTTTTCCATATGGGACATGTAGTAGAATTCAATGAAACTAGAAAAATCTTCACACGTCCTAAGATTAAGACGACAGAAGATTACGTTTCAGGACATTTCGGGTAG